In the bacterium HR17 genome, GCGCCGACTTTGATCAAACACTCCACCGCTGCGCGGGTGACGGCACGGTGCGGACGCACCCGCCGCAAAAAATCGGCGATATCGGCGAACGGACCACCTTCGTCCCGCACCCTCAAGATCGCTTCAACGGCGTTGTCACCGACATTTTTGATCGCGCCCAAACCGAAGCGGATAGCGCGCTGCCCGCCGTGTTCCTCAATCGCAAAGTCGTAATGGCTGCGATTGATGTCGGGCGGCAAAACAGGGATTTTCATCCGCCGGCACTCTTCCAGACCGATGACGATCTTGTCGCGGAAGTTGCGGTTGGCTGACAGAAACGCTGTCATGTATTGCACGGGGTAATTGGCTTTGAGATACGCCGTCTGGTAGGCGACGAGGGCGTAAGCCGCGCTGTGGGACTTGTTGAACGCATACTGGGCGAACGCCGACATGCGCTCCCACAGTTGCTCCGCTGTCTCCTTGGGGACGCCGTTGTTGACAGCACCTTCAAGGAACAGTGGGCGCATCTTTTCCATCAGGTCAGCTTTCTTTTTGCCCATCGCCCGCATCAAGATTTCCGCCTGCGGCATGGAAAACCCCGCCAGTTCGTTGGCGATTCGCATGACTTGCTCTTGGTAAAGCATGACGCCGAAAGTGTCCCGTAAGATCGGTTCCAACTTCGGGTGCAAATATTCAATGGGTTCACCGTGTCGGCGTCGGACAAAGACGGGGATGTCCTCCATCGGTCCAGGGCGGTAAAGGGCGACCAAGGGCACGAGGTGTTCAAACCGATCTGGGCGCAGGTCCCGCAGCAGTTTGCGCCATCCTTGCTTCTCCATCTGGAAGACCCCAACGGTGTGCCCCTCGCTCAGCATGGCGTAGGTCTTGGGGTCATCCAACGGTAGTTTGTTTAGGTCAATCTCCACACCATCCGTCTGCCGAACGAGGGTGATGGTGCGTCCGATAATGGTGGAGTTGCGCAACCCCAGAAAGTCCATCTTGACCAAGCCGACTTTTTCTACCGAAGCACCGTCGTATTGGGTGATGACGCCCCCTTCATGTCCCCGTTGCAATGGGACGAGTTCTATCAGCGGGCGACTGCCGATGACGACACCGCAAGGGTGCGTGGACGCATGGCGCGCCAACCCTTCAATGGCTTTGGCAGTATCCAACCAGTTACGCACGCGTTCGTCGCTGCCGTAAAGTTCCCGTAACTCAAAGACCATTTCCAGCGCGTCCGCCAAACTCAATTTAGGCGGGATCAATTTCGCCACGCGGTCAACGGTTTGCGGGTCAATTTTCAAAACGCGTCCGCTATCGCGAACGGCGGCACGGGCTTGGAGCGTCCCGAAAGTGACGATTTGCGCCACATGGTCGTCGCCGTATTTGCGCCGCACATACGCGATGATTTCGTCACGGCGGTCGTCGGGAAAATCCAAGTCAATGTCGGGCGAAGTCTGCCGTTCAGGGTTCAAAAAGCGTTCAAACATCAAGCCGTATTTGAGCGGGTCAATGTTGGTAATGCCCAAGACATAACTGACCATGCACCCTGCCGCACTACCCCGACCGGGTCCGACCAAGATGCCTTGCGAACGGGCGTAATGCACGATGTCCCAGACGATAAGGAAATAGCCGGCGTAGCCTTTCTGGCAGATGACTTGCAGTTCGTAATCCAACCGCTTTTTGACCTCTTCCGACGGCTCGGGGTAGCGCGAGGGGAGCCGTTCGTAGCATAACTTGCGCAGAAACTCTTCGGGCGTTAAACCGCCGGGCACTTCGTAACGCGGCATCTTGGGTTCACCCAGCGGCAACCGACAGTTACACCGTTCGGCGATTTCTACCGTGCGTTCCATAGCGTCCAAGTGGTCAGGAAACAGTTGCTGCATCTCCGCGGCGGACTTGAGGTAAAACTCACGGCTTTTGAAACGGAAACGGTCCTCCTCTTCCAGCGACTTGCTGCCCGTGTTGATCGCCAACAAGACATCTTGCGCTTGCCAATCTTCCGCACGGACATAATGGACATCGTTGGTGACGATGAGCGGAATGCCCAATTTGCGGCTCATGGCAACTAAGGCTTCATTGACCTTACGCTGCTCAGGGATGCCGTGATCTTGCAGTTCCAAGAAGAAGTTGTCGCGACCGAAGATGTCGCGAAACTCACAGGCAAGCCGTTCCGCAGTCGGCATGTCATCGCGCAGGATGGCGCGGCAGATAGGGCTGGCGAGGCAGGCGCTGGTGGCGATCAAACCGTCGTGATATTGCGCCAGCAATTCCTTGTCAGCACGGGGCTTGTAATAGAACCCCTCCAAGTGGGCTTTGCTGACAATTTTGATGAGGTTGGAGTAGCCGACCTCGTTTTCGCAAAGCAACAAGAGGTGATAGGCTTCCGCGTGTTGGCGTGATCCGCGATCAAAACGGCTCTTGGTCGTGTAGTAAATTTCGCACCCCAGCAGCGGTTTAATTCCCGCTTCCGTGCAGGCTTCGTAAAACTCCACGACGCCATACATGACGCCGTGATCGGTCAGCGCCAAAGCGGGCATTTCCAAGTCGCACGCTCGGCGGACCAAATTTTTGATGCGTCCGGCGCCGTCCAGCAGACTGTATTCGGAGTGAACATGCAGGTGGACAAAGTTACACCTCATGGCTCTCTCACCCCTCACCACGACCTACGACCGAACCCGTCAGAGGTGTGTCAAGCGCCTTCGTCAGGCTTGGGCAGAATTTTGATGCGTTCGTCTTCCGATGGTGCCGTGTCGCTCAGGTAGATGACCTGCCCGCGCGGGCGCCAAAGGGTTTCCTGTTGGGGCATGGTGTCAGAGGTAGCCATTTCCGCGTCGCTCCTTGGTGAGTTGACCTCTACGGGTTGATCAGCCAGTGCGGCTTGGTGCTCCCGCAAGATTTGCACGCTGCGTTGGACGCAATCGGCGCAAATCCACACCCCTTCGCCAGGGATAAGCGTGCCGGCGACACTTTCTGGGCGCCCGCAAAAGTTGCACCGCACCAATCGCGGCGGTCGGTAGCGTGCAACGACCAAGGTCAAAGCGAGAACCATGACGCCAATCAGCAAGACAATGTTGGGTCCAAGATAGGCGCGGGGCAACCACCCTGTCAAAGTCACATACCACAACCCCGCCACCATGAGCAGCACGGTACTGATGACAAGGGCGGCGCCCAACACCAACGGACGCAGTTGTTCCACGAGAACCTCCCAATTCAACGATGCCGATGGGGTGTCTGCAGCGAGCGAGAAAACGCGCGCTTCCCGTTCTAAATGCTCGGCGAGTTTCAGCATGATCTCGCCTAAGATGCCCTCGCGCTCCCCTTGCCGCACGAGGCTGATGAACAGAGGTGAGAAGTAGTGAGGGAAACGGGCAAAGGCGTGGGCGAGGCTGCGCCCTAAAGAGAGGTCTTGTGCGATGCTGTCCAAAACCGCCACCAGTTGCGGGTTGTCCGTTTGCTTGCGCAACACCGCGATGCCTTGAAAGGCATCCACGCCCGCCGACAAGATGGCGCTGAACTGCCGGCAAAAAATGGCTAATTCTGTTCGGCTAATGCCCCGCGGGCTCGCCGGCGTCATCGCGGTCGCCCCCCTCGTGGGCATTATCGTTCGGTGCGCACCCGTTCCACATATCGCCCCGTCCGTGTGTCCACGCGGATGATATCGCCGATGTTGATGAACAGGGGCACTTGAATGACCGCCCCAGTTTCCAAACGCGCCGGTTTTGTCCCGCCCGAAGCGGTATCGCCCCGCACGCCGGGGTCCGTTTCTGCGACCGTGAGTTCAACGGTCGTCGGCAATTCCACCAAGAGAGGTCGCTCCTCGTGGAAGATAAGGGTCACTTCGGCGCCGTCCTTGAGGAACTGTGCGGCGTCACCGACTTGATCAACGGTCAAAGTCACTTGGTCGTAAGTCTCCATGTCCATGAAGACAAATTCGTCCCCTTGCCGATAGAGGAACTGGAAGGGACGCCGTTCCACGATGGCTTGTTCAAATTCCTCGCCGGCGCGGAAGTTGCGTTCAATGACATTGCCCGACAGCAAGTGTTTCAGACGGGTGCGAACGTGGGCACCACCCCGACCCAACTTGACATGTTGGGCTTCCAACACCATGTAAATTTCCCCGTCAATCAGCACCGTGATCCCCGGTCGAAAGTCGTTCGTGGAGATCGCCATTGCCGTCCTGCCTCCTTAGCATCCGGTTGTCCGTCCACTCGCTATTGTGCGGTCGGTCGGCGCGGGGCGTCAAGGCGTAGCGCCGGCTAAACTTTCGCACCCATTTGACGGGCTTTTTCTACGGCTTCGTCTATGGTGCCGACGAGGTGGAACGCGCTCTCGGGCAGGTGGTCCCACTTGCCCTTCAGGATTTCGTCAAAACCGCGCAGGGTTTCATCTAAAGGCACATACGCGCCGGGGCGACCCGTGAAAACCTCGGCGACATGGAACGGCTGGCTCAGGAAAAGTTGCAGCCGGCGCGCCCGATGGACGACCAATTTGTCCTCGTCGCTCAACTCTTCCATGCCCAAAATGGCGATGATGTCCTGCAACTCGTTGTAGCGCTGCAAAATGCGCTGCACCTCACGGGCAACGCTGAAGTGCTGCTCGCCGACGAAACGCGGGTCAAGGATGCGCGAGGTAGAGGCTAATGGGTCAACGGCGGGGTAAATGGCTTTTTCAAACAATCGCCGTTCCAACACGATGGTGCCATCCAAGTGAGCGAAGGTCGTTGCCGGTGCTGGGTCGGTGATGTCGTCGGCGGGGACATAAATCGCCTGCACGCTGGTGATGGAGCCGCGTTTCGTCGTCGTGATGCGCTCTTGCAGTTGCGCCATTTCCGTGCCCAGCGTCGGTTGGTAGCCGACAGCGGACGGCATCCGCCCCAACAAGGACGACACTTCCGTTCCCGCTTGGGCGAAGCGGAAGATGTTGTCAATGAACAGCAAGACATCCATGCCTTTAACATCCCGCCAGTATTCCGCCATCGTCAGGGCTGCTAAACTCACCCGCAGCCGCGCGCCGGGCGGTTCGTTCATCTGCCCGAACACCAAAATCGTGCGGTTGATGACGCCTGATTGGCGCATTTCTAACCACAGGTCGTTGCCCTCACGCGTGCGTTCCCCGACCCCTGCGAACACGGAGATACCGCCGTGGGCGCGGGCGACATTGTGAATCAACTCCATCAGCAACACAGTTTTGCCCACGCCGGCGCCGCCGAAGAGCCCGATTTTCCCGCCACGCGGGAACGGCACCAACAGGTCCATGACTTTGATACCCGTCTCCAGTTGCTCGGACACAGTGCCTTGCTCCTCAAACGGGGGAGCGGGGCGGTGAATCGGCCAATACTCCTCAGCGTTGACAGGTCCTTGCTCGTCAATGGGGTTGCCGCAGACATCAAACAGGCGCCCCAAAGTGGCTTCCCCGACCGGCACCTTGATCGGTCCACCCGTATCGTAAACCACCATACCGCGTCGCAACCCGTCGGTGAAGTCCATCGCCACCGTTCGGACGATGTTGTCACCCAAGTGCTGTTGCACTTCCAAGACCAACGGGGGCATGCGGCTCGGGTCGGCGACGATCAGCGCGTTCATCACTTCGGGCACTTTGCCCTCCGGAAACTGCACATCTACGACGACACCCATGATTTGAACGATGCGCCCGGCGCGGTCAACCAACGGGCGCAAACCGCCATGCACTTCAGGTAGCGTCTCAACCATCCGATATTCACCTCCGTTAATTGCGCGCTCGGCACGGTCAGTCCCTTGCGCGGCGCATCGCTTCCACCGCCGTCGTGATTTCCAGCAACTCCTTCGTGATGTTCCACTGACGGATCTTGTTGGCTTGCAGCGTCAGTTGCTTGATGAGTTCCTCGGCGTTGTCAGCGGCTTGGCTCATCGCGTTCATGCGCGCCGCGTTTTCGCTGGCGAGACTTTCCAGCAGAATGTGGTAAACCTGATGCTCCACATAGCGCGGTAGCAACAGCGCCAGCAACTCAGGCGCTTGGGGCTCAAAGATGTATTCACGCACCGCCTCCCTCGTCCCCCGTTCTTCGTCCCCTGTCTCGCCCGTTTTGATAGGCAACAACGAGACGATTTTCGGGCGCTGCACCAATGCGTTGACAAATTCGCCGTAAGCGACATGCACTTCGTCCACTTCACCGCTCAAAAACCATTGCACGATGTCTTCGGCGATGGCTTTAAACTGGGCGAACGGTGCGGTCACCGGTAACTGCGGACGGTAACGAACGACAGGGTAACCCCGACGGGCGAAAAAGTCATGCCCTTTGCGCCCGATGCAGTAGAGCCAAAAGGGTGCGGCGCCGTCTTGGCTCAAGAACGCCTGCGCAGCGCGGATAATGTTACCGTTATATGCGCCACACAATCCTTTGTCCCCCGTGACGACGACCAACCCCCGCTTTTGGACGGGACGCGTCTGCAGCAACGGATGCTCAACGGCAGGCAAATGCGGGGCAAGCGTTTCCACAAGCCACCGCATCTTCTCGGTGTAAGGTTTGCCCGCTACCACGCGGTCTTGCACGCGACGCAGCCGCGCCGCTGCGACCATCTTCATCGCTGTCATGATTTTTTGTAAGTTCCGCACCGCGCGAATTTTTCGCCGAATGGCGCGCAAACTTTGCATCGCCGTTCACTCCGCCCGTTTCTTCGGTCTGTCAGACATTCTGCGCTGTTATTCCCGTGCAATCGGCAGATCCAACCGCCTTTGGGCCCAAAAGTGTCCCGACAGCGCCCTGCTTTCCACCGTTTAACCCCAGAGAATCCATTGTCACGATGCGGCGGCGAGTTGCGTCGGTGCTGACGCTTCCTTGCGTGCGGCGACGAAGTGTTCTTTGAACTCTTGCACGGCTTTGTGCATCTTCTGCTCCGTTTCGGCGGAGAAGTCCTTGGTCGTCTCAATCTCGTGGACGATTTCGGGGTAGCGCTCCCGCACCCACGGCAGGAACGCCTTTTCAAAGGGGCGCACCCAGTCGGCGGGCATGTCATCCAAGTAACCGTTGATGCCTGCAAAGATGATGAGCACTTGCTCCCAAAGCGCCATCGGTTGGTATTGGTCTTGTTTGAGGACTTCAACGAGCCGTTCGCCACGAATTAACTCCCGCCGCGTCACTTCGTCCAACTCGGCGGCAAATTGGGCGAACGCCGCCAACTCAAAGTAGCGCGCCATGTCCAACTTCAACCGGCGCGCCACCTTTTTCATCGCCGGATATTGCGCAGCGCTCCCGACACGCGAAACGCTGATGCCGACATTGATGGCGGGGCGAATGCCCGCATAGAACAGGTCAGGCTCAAGGTAAATCTGCCCGTCCGTGATGCTGATGACATTGGTCGGGATGTAGGCGCTGTAGTCGCCCAGTTGCGTTTCAATGACGGGGATAGCGGTCAGTGAACCCGCCCCTAATTCGTCGCTCAGTTTTGCCGCTCGCTCCAACAACCGCGAGTGCAGGTTGAACACATCGCCTGGATAGGCTTCGCGCCCTGGGGGACGGCGCAACAACAACGAAACTTGCCGATAGGCTTGAGCGTGTTTGCTTAGGTCGTCGTAAAAGATGACGGCATGCATCCCGTTATCGCGGAACCACTCGCCCATCGCACAGCCGGCGTAAGGAGCGATGTATTGCAGCGATGCAGGCTCGCTGGCAGACGCGGAAACGACGATGGTGTATTCCAGTGCGCCGTAGCGTTCCAGCGTTTCCACGACGCTTTTGACGGTGCTTTGTTTTTGTCCGATGGCGACATAGATGCAGTAAACGGGGTCACCCGCTTCGTGGAAGCGCTTTTGGTTGATGATGGTGTCCACGATGATAGCGGTCTTGCCCGTTTGGCGGTCGCCCAAAATCAACTCCCGTTGCCCGCGCCCGATGGGGATCATGGAGTCAATGGCTTTCAGCCCCGTCATGACAGGTTCCTTGACGGGTTGGCGTTTGACGACGCCGGGGGCTTTGACTTCAATGCGCCGAAACTCCTTGGCGGTAATAGCGCCTTTGCCGTCCAGCGGTTGCCCGACAGGGTTGACGACCCGCCCCAGCAACTCTTTACCGACGGGCACTTCCACGACGCGCCCCGTGCAGCGGACCTCATCGCCTTCACGGACGAACTGGTCAGGACCGAGCAGAACGATGCCCACGCTGTCCATCTCCAAGTTCAGGGCGATGCCGTAGAATTCGCGCCCCAATCGCTCACTGGCTTGCGGGAAGTAAAGCAGTTCGCTTGCCATCGCCCCTTGCAATCCGTAAGCGCGGGCGACACCGTCGCCGACCTCAATGACATAGCCGATGTCGGTCATCTCAATGACTTTTTCAATACCTTCCAGTTCCTGCAGCAGCACGCTGGTGATTTCCTCAGCACGAACCACCTTTAGGTCACCTCCGTCTCAGTTCACCCTTAGTTCACTTGACACCTGACGGTTTACGGGCGCACAGCGGTGTGCGCTTACAGAGTATTTTGTGATTGCCCTGTCCCTGTTGTCCCTTGCGGGTCGTTGAAGGCGGCTTCGGCTAAAGGGGTTTCAGCAGGGACGACGAACACTTGCCGCAGCCGCTCACGGATGCGCTCCAAGTGCCCCCGCAAACTCAAGTCCAACAGTTTGTCGCCGACGATAATGCGCATGCCGCCCACGATGGACGGGTCAACTTTCTCCCTGAGAAGAACTTTTTTGCCCGTGATTTCTTGCAAACGCCGCACGGTCATAGCCCGTTCCGCCTCGGTCAACGGGACAGCGCTGGTAACTTCTGCAACCACCTCGCCCCGATATTCGCGCACCACATCGGTGAAGACGCGAACGATATGGTCAAACGCTTCAACGCGTTTGTGCTTGACGACGGCGAGCAAAAAGTTGAGCGTGACGGAAGAAACACGCCCTTCCAAACGCCGCCTCAAACGCTGGGCTTTTTCGTTGAAAGGCACCAACGGCTGCGCCAAAAACTTCAGCAATTGCGGGGAGCGGTTGAACATATCCGCCAGCGCTTTGACTTCCGCTTCCACACGCTCCAACTCGCCGGCTTTGACAGCCGCGTGCAAAAGGGCAACAGCGTAGCGCCGTGCCTTCCAACCGCTCAGAACTTTCGCCAAGACATTCCCGCCTCCTTAGCGGTGGGGAGGGTGAGCCTTCCACCGCACTTATCCCTCACGCTCCCAAGCAAGGGGGTGAGGGTTCGTCGGGAGACTCACCCTCCCGATATGGGCTCAGTGAGTGACGCGGCGCTGCAGTTCCTTTTCCAAGATGTCGTTGATGAGTTCGTGGTGGGCGGTACGGTCAAGGCTGCGCTCAATGAGTTTCTCAGCTATCCGCACCGCCATGTCCACCACATAGTCGCGCAACTCCACCATGAGTTTCTCCCGCTCCAAGGCGATTTGCTCTTGGGCGCGCTGCAGGAGGCGTTCCGCCTGCTCACGGGCATCGGCGAGCAAGGCGTCACGGGCTTGATAGGCTTGCTGCATCGCCTCTTGCAAGCGGGCACGGGCGTCCTCTTCAATTTGGGCGAGGCGCTGCTCGTATTCCGCCCGCAGCCGCTCCATCTCTGCGCGCTGGCGGTCGGCGTCCTCTAAGGCTTTGCGCACCCGCTCCTCCCGCTCGCGAAAGATTTGCTGAACGGGCGCAAAGGCGAACTTGCGCAAAAGCCAATACAAGATGAGAAACGCGACCGCCTGCGACGCTATCCACTTCCAGTCTTTGGGCAGGTATTCGGCGATATTGCCCAAGAAATCCAGCGGTGCGGTCATGGAGTGTCACCGCCTACTTAACGAATGTCTTCGCCAGTTCCATGACTTGCTCAACGCCAGGCAAACGCCCTTGAATGACGAAAAAGCTCACCAGCACATAGATGACCAGCGATTCAATCAACGCCAGACCCAAGATGAGCGAGAAACGGATATCGCCTGCCGCTTCGGGTTGGCGGGCGATGCTTTCTACAGCGGCAGCGGCTGCACGGGCTTGGGCGTGCGAGGCGAATATCACCGCTAACGGCAAGCCCAGCCCAACTGCCAGCGCCAGTGCGGCAAGGTAGGCACCTAACGCACCCATCCGACCATCCCTCCTTGACACAGTTTCGCGGGGGCGAAGTGATTCGCCCCAACTCTTTTCACGGGTGATGCGCCACCCCTTCGTGGGCAGCGTTGTGGGCTTCCCCATGTCCTTCATGGTGTGCCACGAACAAAGCGATGTAAACAGCCGTCAGCGAGCTGAACACGAACGCTTGAATGAACGCGACCAACACATGTAACAGCACGACGGGCAACTGAAAGGGCATCGGCACCTGCGCCCACGACGGCAAAAACCCCAGCGCCTTCACAGCCGTGATGCCCAGTAAGGCGAACTGGTAGATCACTGTGTCCTCACCGAAAATGTTGCCGAACAAGCGGATGGACAGCGAAATGAGTTTGGACACTTCGCCGATTAAGTGCACCAACGGCGCTAAGGTGACGACATTGAAGATGGCGTTGACCAGCGGGTTCGGGAAGGGGCGGTCCACATAGTGCAGCAGGTAGTTTTTGAAGCCCAACTCCTTGATGGCGACGGCGTGGACGATCGTCAAGGACGCCGCCGCCAAACCGATGGTGATGTAGGGATGCGCGGTCGGCGACATGAAGCCGGGGATGAGCCCGATGAGGTTGAGCAGCAAAATGTAGGTGAAGAAACTGCCGATGACGGGCGCATATTTTTCGCCGCCAGGACCGATGGCGCTGCGGGCGAGCCCCTCAAAAAACTCCACCGCCATCTCCCACATCACTTGCCAGCGGCTGCGGGGCACGATGTCCAACCGCTGCGATAGCCACCAAAAAAAGACGACCAACCCGACCGCCACCACCAACGAAACGGTCAGCCAGTCAGGGATGCCCAGTATCTTGTAGACGCCGTGCAACCATGTCTCCTCAGGCGCAGAGACATGCATACCCGCACCGTGGGCGGCAGCTCCTCCATGGGCAACACCGTGTCCGACATCAGCCATGCGTTATCCCACCTTTGCACCACGCACCGTCTGTGGGTTATGGCAGGAGTTGGTCGTTGCGACCTTAACAGCGTTCAAGGGCGCGTTCGGATGCGCCCCTTCGCTCGGTCACCGGCTTGATGGCTTTGCAGCGTGATGCCCAACGCCTTCAGCGTGAACACGACATGGGGCGTGGCGATGCCCGCTGCCAGTAACGCCCCATCAAAATAACGCAGCCGTGTAAGAAAGTAAAGGCCTGCGACCAACACAGCCCATTTTCCCACCATGAGCGGGACCGCCCAGCGTCGTCGCAATTTGACCTCACCAGCCGCACGAAAAGTTTGCGTCACAAACAACTCCGTGACTTTGATGAAACTCAGGCTGACCAACACGCCCAGCGCGTAGTTGACGACCCACTTGCCGTTCGCCGTCGTGCACAACAGCAGTGCCACCAACCCGCCGACAAGCAGCGAAGTCCTGTAAACGCGTTGCAAAAGCCCGAGATCGGTTGGCGAAGGGGTTGCCATAGCCTGTTCACGCCTCGCTCGTTAGAGCGCTTTCATTTTGACACCCGCAAGAGCATCCGCACCAGTTCCACGGTGCCCGCCGTTCCGCCGACGATGACGCCGACGGCTTTGCCGATGGGGTCAACGCCGAAGCGTTTGTCCAGCCATGCGCCGACCAACCAGCCAAACAGCACCGCGCCGACCATGAAACTTCCTGCGGTCATCGCCACCATCCAGTCCATGCGGTGGCGGGGATTTTGTGGGTCAGGACGACCCATGATGGTTCACCTACCTCGGCGGAATGAACGCCTCACGGTGCTCCGACAACGACGCGGCGGTCGCGTCGCGCCGCCCCCCATCGCATCGCCCCAATAATTGCCACGCCCAGCCCGACGCCGAGCCAAATGCCGTGCACCGTGCGCAGCAACGATAGGGCAATAGGCGAGTGGGCGTGGCTAAAAGTGTTCATGACGGATGCCAACCCGATGACCGCAGGCACAAGCAACCATTGCCCGATTTTCGCTTCCAAGTGAGTGCCCGTCAGGAAAAAGAACGCCAGCACCAAAGCGGG is a window encoding:
- the atpE gene encoding ATP synthase subunit c, which translates into the protein MGALGAYLAALALAVGLGLPLAVIFASHAQARAAAAAVESIARQPEAAGDIRFSLILGLALIESLVIYVLVSFFVIQGRLPGVEQVMELAKTFVK
- the atpB gene encoding ATP synthase subunit a codes for the protein MADVGHGVAHGGAAAHGAGMHVSAPEETWLHGVYKILGIPDWLTVSLVVAVGLVVFFWWLSQRLDIVPRSRWQVMWEMAVEFFEGLARSAIGPGGEKYAPVIGSFFTYILLLNLIGLIPGFMSPTAHPYITIGLAAASLTIVHAVAIKELGFKNYLLHYVDRPFPNPLVNAIFNVVTLAPLVHLIGEVSKLISLSIRLFGNIFGEDTVIYQFALLGITAVKALGFLPSWAQVPMPFQLPVVLLHVLVAFIQAFVFSSLTAVYIALFVAHHEGHGEAHNAAHEGVAHHP